ATGTTCACAGCCGCGCAAGCCACGTGCCTAGGCGCCACTGGCAACCGACTCGCTCGCGGAGTCAGGTTGGGCAGACTGGAGAGAATTGCATCAGGCGTCTATAAATTCGCCGGCACACCACCCATCGTGTATGAGGACACCTACGCCGCATGGCTCGCAGCTATACCCGCAGTCGAAGCATGGAAGCGCGAAAACACGCTCTACCCAAACGAAGCCGTCGTCGCAGCCCAAAGCGCCCTCGAACTCCACGGACTCACCTACTACGCCTACCCTAAAACTTGCCTTGTCACAACCCACCGGCACCGTACCCGCGCCCGCCATATCTACTACCGTCAACGTAACATCGCACACCTGAACATCGAGCGCATTGACGGGATGCCCGTTATGACACTCGAAGACGCACTAGCCGACATGTATTCGCTCGTCCCCGACGCCGACAATCTTGGAACTGCGATCGACATGCTCGCTGAGATGGGCAAAGCCACCGCCCCTGCGCTTCTCCGACAAGCATTCGCGCGGCATCCTAGAACCACGTTGCCAAAAGGACTCGACTTGTAAGTGGACATGTACCCCGCGTAACTGCATTCGCCCAAAAACTGGCTACACCCTTACGCTTTGCAACGAGTCCGGCAGTGCAAATACCAGGTTCCGATGCCTGTTCATTTCTAATCTCGTGAACATGTTCCTCCAATCACTATGGGAGTGCGGGTTGCGGGGCATAAAAAACCACCCAACCTGAAGGGGGGGTGGCGTAGTCGAGCGATCAAGTGATATAATCGAGGCGTTAGGCGTTCAGTGTGACACTGTAGGGTGACATGTTGAACGCCTATCGTACTTTCATGAGCCTTTCTGTCCCGGTAAGGACATAAACGCTTCCTCTGCCAAATCGTTTTGACCGCGTGAGTATGTCGATGAGAGAAGCATCGTCCATTTGGTCATTTTCGTGGTTATCAAATATGACACGCCGGCAATCGCTCTTCGTTCTCAGTGAACGCAAGTGGGATTCAATCGTGTTCGCGGAACCCGCTTTAAGTAAGGTTTTTAGCTCGATACCGCCAGCAAGATCAGATAATCCAACAGTTACTGTTTCATTTCCACGTCGAATATGCAGTTCGTCCTCGATGAAGTGACACTGAACGCCACATAGCCTT
The sequence above is a segment of the Schaalia radingae genome. Coding sequences within it:
- a CDS encoding type IV toxin-antitoxin system AbiEi family antitoxin domain-containing protein; its protein translation is MSMREMRTKLAELAAYQNGMFTAAQATCLGATGNRLARGVRLGRLERIASGVYKFAGTPPIVYEDTYAAWLAAIPAVEAWKRENTLYPNEAVVAAQSALELHGLTYYAYPKTCLVTTHRHRTRARHIYYRQRNIAHLNIERIDGMPVMTLEDALADMYSLVPDADNLGTAIDMLAEMGKATAPALLRQAFARHPRTTLPKGLDL